In the genome of Candidatus Ornithobacterium hominis, the window TTCAATAGTAGCTTAATTTCAGCATACTTACAAGACGAGTGGAATGTAGATAAAGATTTTAACCTAACTGCTGGAGTGAGAATTGACGTGCCTACTTATGACAATACACGTGAAAATAAAACCTTTAATGATGAAATCTCTTTGTTTGAAAAAGCAGGATATGATTTAGAAGGAGCTAAAACAGGACAGAAGTTTAACGCTAAAGTTCATATCTCGCCAAGATTAGGATTTAAATGGACACTGAATAGAGGAACAGATTACTTGACAAGAATTACTGGTGGTGTAGGAGTATTTACATCAAGAATGCCATTGGTATGGGTAGGAGGTGTTTACAACAATACAGGGAATACTTTAGGGCAAGTAAGAGAAAGAAACATCGCTTTTTCACCAAAGTTAGATGATAACCATGGTTTACAAGTAGGTTCTTCAAGACCCGAAATCAACCTTTTCTCTAAAAATATTAAATTGCCACAGCGCTTGAAATACACATTAGGTCTAGATCAAAATTTACCACAAGGATATAGGCTAAAGGCAAATGCTCAATATGATTACGTATTAAATGATGTTTATTATGAAAATATCAATATTAAGAAAGCTGGTATTTTGCAAAATGATGGCAGAACAACTTGGCAGTCAGAACCAGCTATATCATCTAAATTTAGCAATGTACTTTTAGGTAAAAATATAAACAAAGGCTATGGATATACCCTTACTGTAGGTTTAGATAAAACTTTCTTCAATAAACTTTATTTAGACCTAAACTATTCATACAATGACACTTACTCTATAAATAACGGAGCTTCTTTTCAGAATCTTTCACAGTGGAGATACCAAAATACAGTAAACGGTAAAAACGTACCAGAATTATATCGTTCCGACTACTCTGCAGGTTCTCGAGTTACAGCTTTAGCCTCTTACTCATTTAATTGGTTAGACATCGGTAGTAAATTCAATACCAAAACAAAGATTGCATTATTCTACGAAGGAGCTTCAGGGCAGCCAATCTCTTATATTTATAACGAAGGTTCAAACTTGATTTTAAATGACATTAGTGGAACAAGCGCTTCATTAATTTATGTGCCTAAATCCATTGAAGATATTAACTTAGTCGACATCGTAGATAAGAAGACAGGAAACGTTAAAACAACTGTTCAGCAACAGTGGGATGCGTTGAATGCCTTTATCGAAAATGATGACTATTTAAGAACAAGAAGAGGTAAATTTGCTGAAAGAAACGCCTCAAGACTGCCCTGGACTAATATCATTGACTTAAAAGTTCAGCAAGAATTTAATGTGATGGTCGCAGGCAAAAAACATGGTTTAGGAGTTTCTTTCGATATTTTCAACTTCACCAATTTATTAAACAAAGATTGGGGCAGAAGATATTTTTACAACTATGGAACAAGAAATATAATCAATGTAAACGATGTAAAAGAAGTAAGCCCAGGGGTCAGAAAAGCGGAGTATACCGTAGACCCATCACAACTAACAAAAGAAAGACTAGAGGCTTATGACAATAGCGGAATTAGCAGTTCTCTATGGCAAATGCAATTCGGAATTAGATATTCTTTTTAAGTCAGTACAACACAATTAAGATTAAATAAGATTAAATGCAAAACCAGCTAATTACAGCTGGTTTTCTTTATAAAAAAACATTTGTTTTTTTTTAAGGCTTAAAAAATTATAAGTGTACATGAATCAGTGATGCACCATTTTCGCTAATCAAAGAAACTTTATTCAATGCGAAAGGTAGAAGTAAAGTGTCTCCTTTTTGGAACGCTAAAATCTCATTCTCCCACTGAATTTTACCAAAGCCTTCGGTACAAATCAAAATCTGAAAAGAGTCATACTTGTTTTCTAACTCGAAAGCCCCTTCCAGTGGCAAATAAGAAGTTTTGAAGTGTTTTTCATTCACCACAGGATTTAATTGATTTTGTTCTTTAGAAAAATACTTTTTTAGATTCTCTTTCGGATTCCAATCCATTACACGCAAACTTTCCTCGATGTGTAAATCTCTTGGATTTCCGTTTTTATCTACCCGATTCCAATCAAAGAGGCGATAGGTAGAGTCACTAGTTTGCTGAATTTCAGCCAAAACAATCCCTTTGCCTATAGCATGCACAGTGCCTGCAGGTACAAAAAAACAATCACCTGGCTGGGCATCATAAGTTTTGACATAGTCCATGATGCTCCCATCTTTCAGTGCAATTTCAGCTTTTTCTTTAGTCATAGAATTAGCCCAATCTAAATAAATTTTAGCATCAGGCTCAGCTGATAGGATAATCCACATTTCTGTTTTTCCGCGGCTATCGGCATAGATTTTAGCTCTTTCATCATCAGGGTGAACTTGTAAAGAGAGTGGAATTTTAGCATCTAAAAATTTAATTAATAGAGGGAAATCACTTCCAGAAACTTTAGGTCCCAAAATCTCTTTGTGGTGATGTTTTAGAACTTCGCTGAAAGATTGATTTTTCAACTCCCCATTAGTTACCACACTAGAAAAACCTTCAACATTAGAAAGCTCCCAGCTCTCACCAAAATTCTCATCTCTATCAGTTTTGTTAAAAACATGCTTGAGTTTATTCCCACCCCATAATTTTTCTTGAAGAATGGGCTCAAATTTAATTGGATAAGGTTTCATTATTGCTCATTTTCCACAAATTTAAAGTTAATTATGTGAGTTAGAAAGATTTTTTAAATGATTTTTGAAAGACTTACTATCCCATTTAGCTATTCCCGTTTCGTCTAAAATGATTTCTCCTTTTTTATTGATAACAATGGTTCGCGGTATCGAATTAATTGGCCACTGCGGATGCTCTTTAAAATAACGAAAATAGGGGAGTTTGAACTCACGTTTTGCTTCAAAACCTTGAATCTCCTCCCACGATTCATTGGAAATGAAATAAAAATCAACTTCCCCTTGCATTTCATGATAGAGATTTGCAAAAAAAGGCATTTCTGCAATACACGGAGGACACCAAGTAGCCCAAAAATTGATGACTACAGGTTTATTCAAATTTTCTAAAGGCTTTATAAAATTTTGGTTTTTAGCCTGAATTTCCCAATCAGTGAAATGAATCTGTTTATAATCATTCTCACTTTTGATTTGCGGAGAGAAGGCCAGCATTTGCTGAATGAATATTTTGATTGGTTTCCCAGTCGGAGGAAAGAATAATAAACCTAGTAAAAAAATAAAAATAATGTTGCTTAGGTTTTTTCTGAACCAATTCATAAGAGATTTTTTAAAGGCTTTAAATTAAATAAAAAAATAAAGCTTTAAAAATTTTTAAGTTTTATATATTTTAAATAAAAAAGCCTTTCTACAAACAGAAAGGCTTTTGGATTTGTGGGATTTGAGGGATTCGAACCCCCGACCCTCTGCTTGTAAGGCAGATGCTCTGAACCAACTGAGCTAAAATCCCAAAATTTGATGTCAACTACAGCACTGTTGTTTTGTAATTGGACTGCAAATATAAGCCTAATTTTTTAACTAACAAATTTTTTTTTAAAAATTATTGATAAGCTCTTTTAAAATATAAGATAATTGTAAGTAAACCAAACACAATGTTTGATAGCCAAGTGGCGAGTAATGGGCTGATGTTACCAACTTCAGCTAATACTTTACTGGACTCATTTCCAAATAAATAGATAAATGCGATACCTACCCCGATAGCGAGGTTTATACCGATGCCACCCCTTCTTTTTGTTGAGCTTAGAGATAGAGCCAATAGGGTTAAAATAATAGAAGAAAAAGGTAAACTGGTACGTTGGTATAGCTCATTTTGGTAGACATTGATGCTGGCACTGCCCTTAAATTTTTCTCGTTCGATGAATTTTATCAAATCAAAGCTATTCATCGTTTCGGCAACATAACCCTCTGGTAACAATTCATCGGGAGAAAATTTAAGTTTTAAATTCACTTGATTTCCTTCGATTAAACTGTCGGGTTTGTTTTCTCGTACAAATCTTTCATAATAATTATCGAGTTGATAAATAGAATCTTCTTCGTTCCAGATTAAGCTATTGGCACGCATAGCGTAAACTAATTTCAGCCCATTAAATTTTTGGAATAGAAAACCATTTCCGTTTTTAGTGCGGCGATTGTAATTATTGACAAAAATGTATTCATTGGGCGTAATTTGAGAGCTAATTGGTCGCCCCTTAAAGTATTCAAATTCATCCGAACTCCGCTGTAAATAAGTGTACATGTATTCATTTTTATAGACATTGGCTTGAGGCAAAAAATAGTGATTTACTAGAAAAGAAGCTAACCCAATACCAATGGCAACAATCAAATACGGGCGGGTAAGACGAAAGAAACTCATTCCTCCAGAGGTCATCGCAACGATTTCAGTATTGTTGGTAAGGCGGGAGGTGAAATAAATTGCTGAGATAAAAACTCCGATTGCCAAAAAGGTGTTGATAATCCAAACCAAGAAGAATGGATAAAAAGAAGTCAAGGCTTCCCAAATTGTAGAGCCATTGTCTTGAATTTTATTGACTTTTTGACTCAAATCTATTACCACGACAATCAAGGCAAGGAGAGACGTCATGAAAATAAATGTCCCCAAAAAATTTTTTATAATATAGCGGTCTAGAATCTTCACGATTACAATCTGTTTTTAAGTTGAGGAATAACTTGATTCTTCCAAGCTTCAAAGCTTTCTTCCATGATTTTTTGCCGAGCTGTACGCACCAAATCTAAATAAAAAGCCAAGTTATGAATAGAGGCAATTTGCTTGGCTAAATATTCTTTGGCAATGAATAAATGCCGAAGATAAGCTTTGCTATATTGTTGGTCAACATACGAAGTTCCATTTTCATCCAAAGGGCTAAAATCATCTTTCCATCGGGCGTTTTTTATGTTTATCACCCCGTTCCAAGTAAATAGCATACCATTTCTAGCATTGCGCGTAGGCATCACACAATCAAACATATCTACGCCTAAACTGATGCATTCCAAAATATTCCAAGGTGTGCCAACGCCCATCAAATAACGTGGCTTTTCTTGAGGTAAAATACCACAGACTAAATCTGTGATTTCGTACATCATTTCCTCTGGTTCACCCACACTGAGCCCACCAATCGCATTTCCATCGGCATTGAAATCGGCAATGTATTTTGCCGATTCTATCCTCAAATCTTTGTAGGAATTCCCTTGCACGATGGGAAATAGCGTCTGCGGGTAACCATACAAAGGAGGGTTTTCCCCCAGCCAATTCCGGCAACGTTCTAGCCAGCGATGAGTCACTTCCATTGCTTTTTTAGCATTTTGGTAAGTAGCAGGAATCCCAGTTAATTCATCAAATGCCATAATGATATCAGCTCCGATGTTTCGTTGAATTTCCATAGAATATTCAGGAGAAAAAAGATGATAAGAGCCATCTATATGCGATTGAAACCGAACACCTTCCTCGCTCACTTTTCTGATGTCAGACAAAGAATAAACTTGGAAGCCACCGCTATCAGTCAAGATAGGAGCGTCCCAATTCATGAAACGATGCAAACCACCCGCAGCATTCAAAATTTCGATGCCAGGGCGGAGGTAGAGGTGGTAGGTATTACCCAAAATAATTTGAGCCTGTATATCTTCTTTCAGCTCCCTTTGGTGTACGGATTTCACACTTGCCACAGTCCCCACAGGCATGAAGATGGGCGTTTTCACCTTACCATGGGCGGTGATGAGTTCCCCTGCACGTGCAACTGATAGGGCATCTGTAGCTTCAATTTTAAAATTCATATACTGCAAATTTAAAGAATTCATTATTTTTTAAGCCTTAAAAAATTTTTAGGATATGAAATTTAAATAAGCCTTTAGAAAAAAAATAAATGAGAATGAAAAAAAGAGTTATTAACCTATGAAGTTGATAAATTTAGCTAGCCTTGGTTATCACTTAACTTGATTAACTTATCAACAATATTAGGTAAAAACTAAATTCTTTCTAGACGCATGTAGTTTTATATTTTCGTGGAAAGAAAATTTTTGATAATATATTATATAACATAAAAAGATATGGGCATTTTTGACAAAAGAGTAAATTATAAACCGTTTGAATATCCTGAAATCATGCAATTTACAGATGCGATCAATAAATCTTTTTGGGTACATTCAGAAGTTGACTTTACGGCAGATGTTCAGGATTTTCATTCACAAATTAGCGATGCAGATCGCAATGCCGTAAAGAATTCCTTGCTGGCGATTGCACAAATAGAAGTAAACGTAAAGACCTTTTGGGGGAATCTATATGCTCATATGCCCAAGCCAGAAATGAATGGCTTGGGGTCGACTTTTGCTGAATGTGAATTTCGTCATTCAGAAGCATATTCACGCCTGCTAGAGGTTTTGGGTTATAATCAGTCGTTTGAAGCCTTGATAGAGGTTCCTGTGATTCAAAAAAGAATAAATTACTTGACAGAGGCTTTAAAAGATTCAAACTCAAAAGATCCAAAAGAATACTTGATTTCGCTTCTGATGTTTAGTATTTTGATAGAAAATGTATCTCTTTTCAGTCAATTTGCTATCATTCTTTCTTTCACAAGATTTCGTGGGTTTATGAAGAATGTAAGCAACATCATAGCTTGGACTTCTGTGGATGAGCAAATTCATGCCAATGCAGGTATTTTCTTGATTAATAAGATTAAAGAAGAATTTCCACACCTACTAAAGGAGGAAGATGTAGAGCAAATTTATGCTTTAATTGATGAGAGCATTTCGGTAGAAGGAGAAATTTTGGATTGGATTTTTGAGCAAGGAGAAATTCCAAATGTTTCAAAAGAAAATTTACTTAATTTCATGAAATTCCGAGTGGATGATAGTTTGGTGAAAATTGGTTTTAAACCATTATACAAAGTTACGGCAGAGCAATACAAGCCAATGGAATGGTTTGAGCAAGAAGTTTTCTCTCACTCGATGGATGATTTCTTCGCTAAGCGACCAGTAGACTACACCAAGCATGATAAAAGCATTACAGCTAATGATTTATTCTAATTTTTACACGCCTGAAATTCGAGAAGAGTTAATCTATATTCATTCGCCAAAATTTATATTGGGTGAGTACATTTACATGGCAATGGCGTTGGTAGATGGGCATCGTGTTTGCATTGCAACAGCATACAAAATTGATTATTGTATCAAAAAAGCGATGCAGTTTGTAGAAAAAGTGCCTGCAATAGAATTTACACATATTAATAAAGTAAAAACAGGCGAAACACAAGCTTGTAAAAGATTTTTAATTTAAATAAAAAATCACATTGAAATAAAAATTAAAAAAAATGACAGAAGATAAAGAAGTAATCTGGTGGCTGAACGATGAGTCTGAGCAAATGCTCAACCGTGGCTATCTGCTAAAAGGTGAAACGGTGCGTGGCGCCATTGAAAGAATCACAACAGCAGCGGCTAAAAGATTGTATAAACCAGAATTACAGCCTAAATTTGAAGAGCTAATCACCCGAGGGTGGATGAGCCTTTCCTCTCCTGTTTGGGCTAATATGGGAACGCAGCGAGGGCTTCCAATTTCTTGTTTCAATGTGCACGTGCCCGATAGCATAGAAGGGATTACACACAAGTTGGCTGAAGTCATCATGCAAACCAAGATCGGTGGAGGAACTTCAGGTTATTTTGGCGAATTGCGTCATCGGGGTACCGCTGTTACCGATAACGGAAAGTCATCAGGAGCAGTAAGCTTTATGAAATTGTTTGACACTGCTATGGATGTCGTTTCCCAAGGAGGAGTTCGCCGTGGAGCTTTTGCTGCTTACTTAGATATAGACCACCCAGATGTAGAAGAGTTTTTGCAAATCAAGAACATTGGGAATTCCATTCAAAATTTATTTTATGGCGTTTGCGTCCCAGACTATTGGATGCAAGACATGGTAGATGGCGATATGGAGAAAAGAAAAATTTGGGCAAAAGTTTTAGAAAGCCGTCAGCAGAAAGGTTTGCCGTATATCTTCTTTACCGATAATATCAATCGTCAAAAACCACAAGTTTATAAAGATCTTCAAATGATGATAAATTCTAGTAATTTATGTTCAGAAATTATGCTACCATCTACCAAAGATGAATCTTTTATCTGCTGCTTATCGTCAATGAATTTAGAACTCTTTGATGAATGGAAAGATACCGATGCCGTAAAGCTCGCCATTTACTTTCTCGATGCCGTTTTATCTGAATTTATTGCTAAAACTGAAGATAATTATTACTTGACTGGCGCTAGGAATTTCGCAATACGCCACCGTGCACTAGGTTTAGGAGCTTTGGGGTATCACAGTTATTTACAGAAAAACATGATTCCATTTGAAAGTATGGAAGCCAAGCAATTCAATG includes:
- the tgt gene encoding tRNA guanosine(34) transglycosylase Tgt translates to MNFKIEATDALSVARAGELITAHGKVKTPIFMPVGTVASVKSVHQRELKEDIQAQIILGNTYHLYLRPGIEILNAAGGLHRFMNWDAPILTDSGGFQVYSLSDIRKVSEEGVRFQSHIDGSYHLFSPEYSMEIQRNIGADIIMAFDELTGIPATYQNAKKAMEVTHRWLERCRNWLGENPPLYGYPQTLFPIVQGNSYKDLRIESAKYIADFNADGNAIGGLSVGEPEEMMYEITDLVCGILPQEKPRYLMGVGTPWNILECISLGVDMFDCVMPTRNARNGMLFTWNGVINIKNARWKDDFSPLDENGTSYVDQQYSKAYLRHLFIAKEYLAKQIASIHNLAFYLDLVRTARQKIMEESFEAWKNQVIPQLKNRL
- a CDS encoding ribonucleoside-diphosphate reductase subunit alpha, whose protein sequence is MTEDKEVIWWLNDESEQMLNRGYLLKGETVRGAIERITTAAAKRLYKPELQPKFEELITRGWMSLSSPVWANMGTQRGLPISCFNVHVPDSIEGITHKLAEVIMQTKIGGGTSGYFGELRHRGTAVTDNGKSSGAVSFMKLFDTAMDVVSQGGVRRGAFAAYLDIDHPDVEEFLQIKNIGNSIQNLFYGVCVPDYWMQDMVDGDMEKRKIWAKVLESRQQKGLPYIFFTDNINRQKPQVYKDLQMMINSSNLCSEIMLPSTKDESFICCLSSMNLELFDEWKDTDAVKLAIYFLDAVLSEFIAKTEDNYYLTGARNFAIRHRALGLGALGYHSYLQKNMIPFESMEAKQFNAKAFKLIQTKAIEASKELADIYGEPELLKDYGLRNTTLLAVAPTTSSSAILGQTSPGIEPFASNYYKAGLAKGNFMRQNKYLKKLLQEKDLDNEDIWRNIMLNHGSVQQLNELTQLEKDVFKTFKEISPLEIITQAAQRQQFIDQSQSLNLNIPSSMPIKDVNALMIEAWKLGVKTLYYQRSQSVSKELMVNFVNCVSCEG
- a CDS encoding ribonucleotide-diphosphate reductase subunit beta, which produces MGIFDKRVNYKPFEYPEIMQFTDAINKSFWVHSEVDFTADVQDFHSQISDADRNAVKNSLLAIAQIEVNVKTFWGNLYAHMPKPEMNGLGSTFAECEFRHSEAYSRLLEVLGYNQSFEALIEVPVIQKRINYLTEALKDSNSKDPKEYLISLLMFSILIENVSLFSQFAIILSFTRFRGFMKNVSNIIAWTSVDEQIHANAGIFLINKIKEEFPHLLKEEDVEQIYALIDESISVEGEILDWIFEQGEIPNVSKENLLNFMKFRVDDSLVKIGFKPLYKVTAEQYKPMEWFEQEVFSHSMDDFFAKRPVDYTKHDKSITANDLF
- a CDS encoding type I phosphomannose isomerase catalytic subunit, translating into MKPYPIKFEPILQEKLWGGNKLKHVFNKTDRDENFGESWELSNVEGFSSVVTNGELKNQSFSEVLKHHHKEILGPKVSGSDFPLLIKFLDAKIPLSLQVHPDDERAKIYADSRGKTEMWIILSAEPDAKIYLDWANSMTKEKAEIALKDGSIMDYVKTYDAQPGDCFFVPAGTVHAIGKGIVLAEIQQTSDSTYRLFDWNRVDKNGNPRDLHIEESLRVMDWNPKENLKKYFSKEQNQLNPVVNEKHFKTSYLPLEGAFELENKYDSFQILICTEGFGKIQWENEILAFQKGDTLLLPFALNKVSLISENGASLIHVHL
- a CDS encoding LptF/LptG family permease, which encodes MKILDRYIIKNFLGTFIFMTSLLALIVVVIDLSQKVNKIQDNGSTIWEALTSFYPFFLVWIINTFLAIGVFISAIYFTSRLTNNTEIVAMTSGGMSFFRLTRPYLIVAIGIGLASFLVNHYFLPQANVYKNEYMYTYLQRSSDEFEYFKGRPISSQITPNEYIFVNNYNRRTKNGNGFLFQKFNGLKLVYAMRANSLIWNEEDSIYQLDNYYERFVRENKPDSLIEGNQVNLKLKFSPDELLPEGYVAETMNSFDLIKFIEREKFKGSASINVYQNELYQRTSLPFSSIILTLLALSLSSTKRRGGIGINLAIGVGIAFIYLFGNESSKVLAEVGNISPLLATWLSNIVFGLLTIILYFKRAYQ
- a CDS encoding TlpA family protein disulfide reductase, whose amino-acid sequence is MNWFRKNLSNIIFIFLLGLLFFPPTGKPIKIFIQQMLAFSPQIKSENDYKQIHFTDWEIQAKNQNFIKPLENLNKPVVINFWATWCPPCIAEMPFFANLYHEMQGEVDFYFISNESWEEIQGFEAKREFKLPYFRYFKEHPQWPINSIPRTIVINKKGEIILDETGIAKWDSKSFKNHLKNLSNSHN